In the Micromonospora narathiwatensis genome, one interval contains:
- a CDS encoding carbohydrate ABC transporter permease produces MSKKILRYLALTLGAVAMLGPFVWMLITSLTGDPQLARVDAPLLPDPSTVEAYQRLGEAFPFWRFAANSVGVAVVSTLLQLFTSATAAYAFSRLRFPGSNAVFVLYLATMMIPMQVIIVPLFIEMRHLGLVDSYAGLLLPTMVSSFGVFMLRQAFLALPKELDEAAYVDGAGHLRVFAQVLLPLVAPALATFAVFAFMSSWNAFLWPLVIAQTEAHMTLPVGLSLLQGRYSTAWNVVMAGSTLSVLPILALYVLAQRYVVRGITFTGIKS; encoded by the coding sequence ATGAGTAAGAAGATCCTGCGTTACCTCGCGCTCACGCTCGGCGCGGTGGCGATGCTCGGGCCGTTCGTCTGGATGCTGATCACCTCGCTCACCGGTGACCCGCAGCTCGCCCGGGTCGACGCGCCCCTGCTGCCCGACCCGTCCACCGTCGAGGCGTACCAGCGGCTGGGCGAGGCCTTCCCGTTCTGGCGCTTCGCCGCCAACAGCGTCGGCGTCGCCGTCGTGTCCACCCTGCTGCAGCTGTTCACCAGCGCCACCGCCGCGTACGCCTTCAGCCGGCTGCGCTTCCCGGGCAGCAACGCGGTGTTCGTGCTGTACCTGGCCACGATGATGATCCCGATGCAGGTGATCATCGTGCCGCTGTTCATCGAGATGCGGCACCTCGGGCTGGTGGACAGCTACGCCGGTCTGCTGCTGCCGACGATGGTCTCCAGCTTCGGGGTGTTCATGCTCCGCCAGGCGTTCCTGGCCCTGCCGAAGGAACTGGACGAGGCGGCGTACGTCGACGGGGCCGGCCACCTGCGGGTCTTCGCCCAGGTGCTGCTGCCGCTGGTGGCCCCGGCGCTGGCCACCTTCGCCGTGTTCGCCTTCATGTCCAGCTGGAACGCCTTCCTCTGGCCGCTGGTCATCGCGCAGACCGAGGCGCACATGACCCTGCCGGTCGGGCTGTCGCTGCTCCAGGGCCGGTACAGCACGGCCTGGAACGTGGTGATGGCCGGCTCCACCCTGTCCGTCCTGCCGATCCTCGCCCTGTACGTCCTCGCCCAGCGCTACGTCGTACGCGGCATCACCTTCACCGGAATCAAGTCCTAA
- a CDS encoding extracellular solute-binding protein, with product MTGSAAGGNRQARTTAAWARRLFSGPFAWFTLGVLAMVAAASARSLIHHPPQEARSGELVILSGADESTGGQRQLLVDKWNLAHPDTPARLEKLSRSADEQHSEMVARAQSDNPNVDVYNLDVTWTAEFATAGYIRPLDDSVDTSGFLDAPLKTCQFDGKLWALPFNTDAGLLFYRKRVPPDALPATLPPRQNDVRALRDAEPTLQAGFVTPLAAYEGLTVSALEAIWAAQGDVYDAEKDLVVIDSEQAHAGLQRLAEAMKPVGDLPPAVDPRSNDFREDTSRAAFQRGEVPLMRNWPVAYGQLRTGDRPMTDFDVTPLPGRSVLGGQNLAVATSTRNPRVAQELVTFLTSEESERALFRNGGLAATRATVYDDPQVRLVRPYAPTLRQALSKARPRPVTPHYALFSSTFQEIVTEALSNGGNLPDDAVKRLTDALHGRVS from the coding sequence ATGACCGGATCGGCGGCCGGCGGAAACCGGCAGGCCAGGACGACGGCGGCGTGGGCGAGACGGCTGTTCTCCGGCCCGTTCGCCTGGTTCACGCTGGGTGTGCTCGCGATGGTCGCCGCCGCGAGTGCCCGTAGCCTGATCCACCATCCGCCTCAGGAGGCGCGGAGTGGGGAACTGGTGATCCTGTCCGGGGCGGACGAGAGCACCGGCGGGCAGCGACAGTTGCTGGTCGACAAGTGGAACCTCGCGCACCCGGACACGCCGGCCCGGCTGGAGAAACTGTCCCGCAGCGCGGACGAGCAGCACAGCGAGATGGTGGCCAGAGCCCAGTCGGACAACCCGAACGTCGATGTCTACAACCTGGACGTCACCTGGACCGCCGAGTTCGCCACGGCCGGCTACATCCGCCCGCTGGACGACTCGGTGGACACCAGTGGCTTCCTCGACGCCCCGCTCAAGACCTGCCAGTTCGATGGAAAGCTCTGGGCGCTGCCGTTCAACACCGACGCCGGGCTGCTGTTCTACCGCAAACGAGTGCCGCCGGACGCCCTGCCGGCGACGCTGCCGCCGCGCCAGAACGACGTACGGGCGCTGAGGGACGCCGAACCGACTCTGCAAGCCGGATTTGTCACCCCACTCGCCGCCTACGAAGGGCTGACCGTCAGCGCGTTGGAGGCCATCTGGGCGGCCCAGGGCGACGTGTACGACGCGGAGAAGGACCTCGTCGTGATCGACAGCGAGCAGGCGCACGCCGGGTTGCAGCGGCTGGCCGAGGCGATGAAACCGGTCGGTGACCTGCCGCCCGCGGTCGATCCGCGGTCGAACGACTTCCGGGAGGACACCAGCCGGGCGGCCTTCCAGCGCGGTGAGGTGCCGCTGATGCGCAACTGGCCGGTGGCGTACGGCCAGCTCCGTACCGGGGACCGGCCGATGACCGACTTCGACGTCACGCCGCTGCCCGGCCGGAGTGTGCTGGGCGGGCAGAACCTCGCCGTAGCCACGAGCACCAGGAATCCCCGGGTGGCGCAGGAACTGGTCACGTTCCTCACCAGCGAGGAGAGCGAGCGCGCACTGTTTCGCAACGGCGGGCTCGCGGCCACCCGGGCCACCGTGTACGACGATCCGCAGGTGCGACTGGTCCGTCCATACGCCCCGACGCTGAGGCAGGCGTTGTCCAAGGCCCGGCCACGACCGGTGACCCCGCACTACGCGCTGTTCAGCAGCACCTTCCAGGAGATCGTGACGGAGGCCCTGAGCAACGGCGGCAACCTGCCCGACGACGCCGTGAAGCGGCTCACCGACGCCCTCCATGGGCGGGTCAGCTGA
- a CDS encoding glycoside hydrolase family 15 protein codes for MPTAARSDLHTLVESSLTLIEAHQHPSGAYPASPDYPVYRYSWLRDGAFIADAMSRAGRTDSADRFLRWCATVIDARADRIAELVARAAAGDEVPADEMLPTRYTLDGGDGDEPWWNFQLDGYGTWLWVLAAHAARHARPLAPYRSAIRSTVDYLTAFGDRPCYDWWEEHAEHRHVATLGAVLAGLRAAVGARDEHGDPVLDPARARAAAERVTALETLVTGEGVSDGHLTKWLGGTAVDGSLLACLTPFEVVDPRGPVAEHTYHQVRRQLLRGGVYRYLGDTFYGGGEWLILTAWLGWHEARTGRTEEATRRLDWIAAQATPEGHLPEQVSGDTQRPAYIAEWTDRWGPVATPLLWSHAMFVTLALEVGL; via the coding sequence GTGCCGACCGCCGCACGGTCCGACCTGCATACCCTGGTCGAGTCCAGCCTCACCCTCATCGAAGCCCATCAGCATCCCTCCGGCGCGTACCCGGCCAGCCCCGACTACCCGGTCTACCGGTACAGCTGGCTGCGGGACGGCGCCTTCATCGCCGACGCGATGAGCCGGGCCGGCCGGACGGACAGCGCCGACCGGTTCCTGCGCTGGTGCGCCACTGTGATCGACGCCCGGGCCGATCGGATCGCCGAGCTCGTCGCCCGGGCCGCCGCCGGCGACGAGGTCCCGGCCGACGAGATGCTGCCGACCCGCTACACCCTCGACGGCGGCGACGGCGACGAGCCCTGGTGGAACTTCCAGCTCGACGGCTACGGCACCTGGCTGTGGGTCCTGGCGGCCCACGCGGCGCGGCACGCCCGCCCGCTCGCCCCTTACCGGTCGGCGATCCGGTCCACCGTGGACTACCTGACCGCGTTCGGGGACCGACCCTGCTACGACTGGTGGGAGGAGCACGCCGAACACCGCCACGTCGCCACGCTCGGCGCGGTCCTGGCCGGCCTGCGCGCCGCCGTCGGAGCCCGGGACGAACACGGCGACCCCGTGCTCGACCCCGCCCGCGCCCGCGCCGCCGCCGAGCGCGTCACAGCGCTCGAAACGCTCGTCACCGGCGAGGGCGTCTCCGACGGACACCTCACCAAATGGCTCGGCGGCACCGCCGTCGACGGCAGCCTGCTGGCCTGCCTCACCCCGTTCGAGGTGGTCGACCCCCGCGGCCCGGTCGCCGAGCACACCTACCACCAGGTACGCCGGCAACTGCTGCGCGGCGGCGTCTACCGCTACCTCGGCGACACCTTCTACGGCGGCGGGGAGTGGTTGATCCTCACCGCCTGGCTCGGCTGGCACGAGGCACGTACCGGCCGCACGGAGGAGGCGACGCGCCGACTCGACTGGATCGCCGCGCAGGCCACTCCGGAGGGGCACCTGCCCGAGCAGGTCAGCGGCGACACCCAACGACCCGCGTACATCGCCGAGTGGACCGACCGCTGGGGCCCCGTCGCCACGCCCCTGCTCTGGTCGCACGCCATGTTCGTCACGCTCGCCCTGGAGGTCGGCCTGTGA
- a CDS encoding ABC transporter substrate-binding protein, with translation MTTRRRFLAAAAGALAATTLLAGCGKDTSGGADDGATGTITYFTFSAAPDHLKDLDAIKAEFEKQNPGIKVQVQTAAYDDYFTKLQTAIAGGTAPDTFELNYENFVTYARAGALLSLDERAKADKDYDANRLYPKALESFQFKGKLYAVPSTFSDVVLFYNKKLFDAAGVAYPTADWTWADERAAAQKLTDRSKGVYGDYQPVTFHEFYKALAQNGGSFLSEDGKKATFNDAKGLEAAQWLLGKPGTVQPTVAEIGGKADYDTALFKSGKLAMWHNGIWQISGLADTAGLDFDIVTEPGNARKANAVFMNATAVSARTKKATAAWKWARFLGSSQKAVETRLAANWELPAVNDQAAFDSYLTKTPPANRKAVFEALENIALPPVLDAQQAKMQDTVTQALEKAASGQATPQQALDEAAAAVTALIK, from the coding sequence ATGACCACCAGAAGACGGTTCCTGGCCGCCGCTGCCGGAGCCCTCGCCGCGACCACCCTCCTCGCCGGCTGCGGAAAGGACACCTCCGGCGGCGCCGACGACGGTGCCACCGGCACGATCACCTACTTCACCTTCTCGGCCGCCCCCGACCACCTCAAGGACCTCGACGCGATCAAGGCCGAGTTCGAGAAGCAGAACCCAGGCATCAAGGTCCAGGTCCAGACCGCCGCGTACGACGACTACTTCACCAAGCTGCAGACCGCGATCGCCGGTGGCACCGCGCCCGACACGTTCGAGCTGAACTACGAGAACTTCGTGACGTACGCCCGCGCCGGCGCGCTGCTGTCGCTGGACGAGCGGGCCAAGGCCGACAAGGACTACGACGCGAACCGGCTCTACCCGAAGGCGCTGGAGTCCTTCCAGTTCAAGGGCAAGCTCTACGCGGTGCCGTCGACGTTCTCCGACGTGGTGCTGTTCTACAACAAGAAGCTCTTCGACGCGGCCGGCGTCGCCTACCCGACGGCGGACTGGACCTGGGCCGACGAGCGCGCCGCTGCGCAGAAGCTGACCGACCGGAGCAAGGGCGTCTACGGCGACTACCAGCCGGTCACCTTCCACGAGTTCTACAAGGCGCTGGCGCAGAACGGCGGATCCTTCCTGTCCGAGGACGGCAAGAAGGCGACGTTCAACGACGCCAAGGGCCTGGAGGCGGCGCAGTGGCTGCTCGGCAAGCCGGGCACGGTGCAGCCGACGGTCGCCGAGATCGGCGGCAAGGCCGACTACGACACCGCGCTGTTCAAGTCGGGCAAGCTCGCCATGTGGCACAACGGGATCTGGCAGATCTCGGGGCTCGCCGACACCGCCGGGTTGGACTTCGACATCGTCACCGAGCCGGGCAACGCCCGGAAGGCCAACGCGGTGTTCATGAACGCCACCGCGGTCTCCGCCAGGACGAAGAAGGCCACCGCGGCCTGGAAGTGGGCCCGGTTCCTCGGTTCCTCCCAGAAGGCGGTGGAGACCCGGCTCGCCGCCAACTGGGAGCTGCCCGCCGTCAACGACCAGGCCGCGTTCGACAGCTACCTCACGAAGACCCCGCCGGCCAACCGCAAGGCGGTCTTCGAGGCACTCGAGAACATCGCGCTGCCGCCGGTCCTCGACGCCCAGCAGGCGAAGATGCAGGACACGGTCACCCAGGCGCTGGAGAAGGCCGCCTCCGGGCAGGCGACCCCGCAGCAGGCGCTGGACGAGGCGGCAGCCGCCGTCACCGCCCTCATCAAGTAG
- a CDS encoding vWA domain-containing protein translates to MSGAELVKEQATNNWLVLIGAIVAFAVQLWFTDFRRFVYWLLEWIELLYGAVPRRVRRAVAGALAVLLLGAVTMVVVVWRSADGDCPHTTELRILTSPEGLQTTREVAQQYARSTARDNGGCPTVFPFVYAAGTASVSGALARGWVDSRTEHPLVDLGPRPDVWLPDSTLDVRQVRDILARTLPEDETAKGRLPPPLRRITSIASSPIVLAGSAASAARDDAATLSRLVSALLDSPGSSLSAADPESSTAGLLAAAAYLHDGRDRMVDPVVARRREQIVLNSTISGTDEVSLLCAHLRTGQLPVAVLTSLRTWRRLTAGRALGGAGCQAPIDPPAILGTVGPAVAEGPNLDHPFVQFAWTGARHSQAVDAFRDWLLDGRTRPYLSEVGLDPPIAGCASLDRNPCVPGDLAATLELYRQAKLSGRVLLAVDASGSMAESAGSGKVTRFTVAAQGVVEALGQLGPHDEFGLWSFPGANGRNSHELVGIAAGSPRHREVAAGALRGVRPAGATPLYTTILAGMRAVAAGGDDKRIRALVVLTDGEDTSSGRSLRQMAQQVRELAGASGVRLYVIATGDARCEDIKGREGTGLHLLTDVSHGECLPASPGRVPGTMAQLFATLWSGR, encoded by the coding sequence GTGAGCGGCGCGGAGCTCGTGAAGGAGCAGGCCACCAACAACTGGCTCGTGCTGATCGGCGCGATCGTGGCCTTCGCGGTTCAGCTCTGGTTCACCGACTTCCGCCGGTTCGTCTACTGGTTGCTCGAATGGATCGAGCTGCTGTACGGGGCGGTGCCGCGTCGGGTCAGAAGGGCCGTGGCCGGCGCCCTCGCCGTTCTCCTGCTCGGCGCCGTAACCATGGTCGTTGTTGTCTGGCGATCGGCCGACGGCGATTGCCCACACACCACCGAACTGCGCATCCTCACCTCCCCCGAGGGCCTTCAGACGACCCGTGAGGTGGCCCAGCAGTACGCCCGCAGCACCGCCCGCGACAACGGCGGATGCCCGACCGTGTTCCCCTTCGTCTACGCGGCCGGCACGGCGTCGGTCAGCGGCGCCCTTGCGCGTGGTTGGGTCGACTCGCGGACCGAGCACCCGCTCGTCGACCTGGGCCCGCGTCCGGACGTCTGGCTGCCGGACTCCACGTTGGATGTGCGGCAGGTCCGCGACATTCTCGCCCGTACGCTACCCGAGGACGAGACGGCGAAGGGAAGGTTGCCGCCGCCGCTGCGGCGGATCACGTCGATCGCGTCATCGCCGATCGTGCTCGCCGGTTCGGCCGCGTCCGCCGCGCGCGACGACGCCGCGACGCTGTCCAGGCTGGTGTCGGCGCTGTTGGACAGCCCCGGATCGTCGCTGTCGGCCGCCGATCCCGAGTCCTCGACCGCCGGGCTGCTCGCCGCCGCCGCCTACCTGCACGACGGCCGGGACAGGATGGTGGATCCGGTCGTGGCCCGGCGGCGGGAGCAGATCGTGCTCAACTCCACGATCTCGGGGACCGACGAGGTCAGCCTGCTGTGCGCGCACCTGCGGACCGGGCAGTTGCCCGTAGCCGTGCTCACCAGCCTTCGGACCTGGCGGCGCCTGACGGCCGGCAGGGCCCTGGGCGGGGCCGGCTGCCAGGCTCCGATCGACCCGCCCGCGATTCTGGGCACGGTCGGCCCGGCGGTGGCCGAGGGACCGAATCTCGACCACCCCTTCGTGCAGTTCGCCTGGACCGGTGCCCGGCACAGCCAGGCGGTGGACGCCTTCCGCGACTGGCTCCTGGACGGGAGGACCCGTCCGTACCTCAGCGAGGTGGGGCTGGATCCGCCGATCGCCGGGTGCGCCAGCCTCGACCGCAACCCGTGCGTACCGGGGGACCTGGCGGCGACGTTGGAGCTGTACCGGCAGGCCAAGCTCTCCGGACGGGTCCTGCTCGCGGTGGACGCCTCGGGATCGATGGCCGAGAGCGCCGGCTCCGGGAAGGTGACCCGGTTCACGGTCGCCGCACAGGGCGTGGTCGAGGCACTCGGGCAGCTCGGTCCGCACGACGAGTTCGGGCTGTGGTCGTTCCCGGGCGCCAACGGCCGCAATTCCCACGAGCTGGTCGGCATCGCGGCGGGTTCGCCGCGGCATCGGGAGGTGGCCGCCGGCGCGCTGCGCGGCGTCCGGCCCGCCGGCGCGACGCCGCTCTACACCACCATCCTCGCGGGTATGCGCGCGGTGGCCGCCGGAGGCGACGACAAGCGGATCCGGGCGTTGGTGGTGTTGACCGACGGCGAGGACACCAGCAGCGGGCGCAGCCTGCGGCAAATGGCCCAGCAGGTCAGGGAGCTGGCCGGCGCCTCGGGTGTCCGGCTTTACGTGATCGCCACCGGCGACGCGCGGTGCGAGGACATCAAGGGCAGGGAGGGGACGGGGCTGCACCTCCTGACCGACGTCAGCCACGGCGAATGCCTGCCGGCCAGCCCGGGGAGGGTGCCGGGAACCATGGCTCAGCTCTTCGCGACCCTGTGGAGTGGACGATGA
- a CDS encoding LacI family DNA-binding transcriptional regulator has protein sequence MSDVARLAGVSHQTVSRVLNNHPSVRQETRERVLRAVHQLNYRPNALARGLATRRSRVIGVVSFDTILYGPAATLLGIERAARAAGYGINIVTLERLDRAGVSSAIDALAEQSVAGVVLIAPVVSAAMAVHGMPTGVPAVVVELGGDGELPSVSVDQVAGARLAVEHLLELGHETVWHIAGPRDWLEARDRIDGWRLALETAGRRVPPVITGDWSPRAGYEIGQSLVDRPEISAIFCANDHQALGLLRALHQRGVRVPDDVSVVGFDDIPEAAYFSPPLTTIRQDFDEVGRRCVAALLELLAADPSSGRTKPPPVQPTLVVRDSSGSRKS, from the coding sequence ATGAGCGATGTCGCACGGCTGGCCGGCGTCTCCCACCAAACCGTCTCCCGGGTGCTGAACAATCATCCGAGCGTCCGGCAGGAAACCCGGGAACGGGTACTGCGGGCCGTACACCAGCTCAACTACCGGCCCAACGCACTGGCACGCGGGCTGGCCACCCGGCGTTCCCGCGTCATCGGCGTGGTCAGCTTCGACACGATCCTCTACGGCCCGGCCGCCACCCTGCTCGGCATCGAGCGCGCGGCCCGCGCCGCCGGCTACGGAATCAACATCGTCACCCTGGAGCGGCTCGACCGGGCCGGGGTGTCCTCGGCCATCGACGCCCTGGCCGAACAGTCGGTGGCCGGGGTCGTGCTCATCGCCCCGGTGGTCAGCGCCGCGATGGCCGTACACGGCATGCCGACCGGCGTACCGGCGGTCGTGGTCGAGCTGGGCGGCGACGGTGAGTTGCCCAGCGTCTCGGTCGACCAGGTGGCCGGCGCCCGCCTCGCCGTCGAGCACCTCCTCGAACTCGGGCACGAGACCGTGTGGCACATCGCCGGGCCGCGCGACTGGCTGGAGGCCCGCGACCGCATCGACGGGTGGCGGCTTGCCCTGGAGACGGCCGGCCGCCGCGTCCCGCCGGTCATCACCGGGGACTGGAGCCCGCGGGCGGGTTACGAGATCGGGCAGTCTCTCGTCGACCGTCCGGAGATCTCCGCGATCTTCTGCGCCAACGACCACCAGGCCCTCGGCCTGCTCCGCGCCCTCCACCAGCGGGGCGTGCGGGTGCCGGACGACGTCAGTGTGGTCGGCTTCGACGACATCCCCGAGGCCGCGTACTTCTCCCCTCCGCTGACCACCATCCGCCAGGACTTCGACGAGGTCGGCCGTCGGTGCGTCGCCGCACTGCTGGAACTGCTGGCCGCTGACCCGTCCTCCGGGCGAACTAAGCCGCCCCCGGTGCAACCGACGCTCGTGGTCCGGGACAGCAGCGGCAGCCGGAAGTCCTGA
- a CDS encoding carbohydrate ABC transporter permease yields the protein MTAPTTAATTRPASGGPRARYRRRTTGRRARTVAAAAGFLAPSLVLLLGFWIGPMVGTAWVSLQDWNLIGVPAFVGLDNYTELLGDAEFHAALGHTLAYLAGYLPLVLVCGLAVALLLDAKLPAMTLYRAIFFLPVISSWVAVSLLWKWLLNPADGLVNRILGAVGVAGPGWWTDPDWAMPSVVLASVWKDVGFVAVILLAGLQAIPRDLLEAAALDGAGWWRRLRSITLPMLSPSLFFVTVISLINGFQVFDQVWVMTEGGPGGASSVVVEQIVSYAFSYGRVGYASAMSMVLFAVILLVTLVQLRLQRRWVHYE from the coding sequence GTGACCGCGCCGACCACCGCCGCGACCACCCGGCCGGCATCCGGCGGTCCCCGGGCGCGTTACCGCCGTCGGACCACCGGGCGCCGGGCGCGCACCGTGGCCGCGGCGGCCGGTTTCCTCGCCCCCAGCCTGGTGCTGCTGCTCGGGTTCTGGATCGGCCCGATGGTCGGCACCGCCTGGGTGAGCCTCCAGGACTGGAACCTGATCGGCGTACCGGCCTTCGTCGGGCTGGACAACTACACCGAACTGCTGGGTGACGCCGAGTTCCACGCCGCGCTCGGCCACACCCTGGCCTACCTGGCCGGCTACCTGCCCCTGGTGCTGGTCTGCGGGCTCGCCGTGGCGCTGCTGCTCGACGCGAAGCTGCCCGCGATGACCCTCTACCGGGCCATCTTCTTCCTACCGGTGATCAGCAGTTGGGTGGCGGTGTCGCTGCTGTGGAAATGGCTGCTCAACCCGGCCGACGGGCTGGTCAACCGGATCCTCGGCGCGGTCGGCGTGGCCGGACCCGGCTGGTGGACCGACCCGGACTGGGCGATGCCGTCCGTGGTGCTCGCCTCCGTCTGGAAGGACGTCGGCTTCGTCGCGGTGATCCTGCTGGCCGGCCTGCAGGCCATCCCGCGCGACCTGCTGGAGGCCGCCGCCCTCGACGGCGCGGGCTGGTGGCGCCGGCTGCGCAGCATCACCCTGCCGATGCTCTCCCCGTCGCTGTTCTTCGTGACCGTCATCAGCCTCATCAACGGCTTCCAGGTCTTCGACCAGGTGTGGGTGATGACCGAGGGCGGTCCGGGCGGCGCGTCCAGCGTCGTGGTCGAGCAGATCGTCAGCTACGCCTTCTCGTACGGGCGGGTCGGCTACGCCTCCGCCATGAGCATGGTGCTCTTCGCGGTGATCCTCCTGGTCACCCTGGTCCAGCTCCGACTACAGCGCAGGTGGGTGCACTATGAGTAA
- a CDS encoding glycoside hydrolase family 31 protein, whose protein sequence is MSTPLISHRPAGTGHPYRYDLDQRVPLHPLSGEAYEIRVLADPAVAAVEVEFGDGTRVTARRVDPATVTLDFGAPPAPAVGTAGHLAAAATAAPDTGGRTAWIARVTADGDDAYNVVGRTGAGGDVRTGPFPVRPLAWQRAGGRFEVRDPDAVDAVVPDSVEWLTGSEGPRRVRFALRLAEGEHVVGFGERYHALDQRGQVLDATVFEQYKRQGHRTYLPMPFAVVTGGRTGWGFHTVTSRRTWYDVGATQPDRILVEAEVDPAKPALPLRLYAGEPAAVVRQFLDETGRPTVPPSWVFRPWMSGNEWNTQSRVLAEVRRSLAEEIPVGAIVIEAWSDESTFVAFRDARYPVHPDGAPHRLADFEFPPDGAWPDPKAMVDELHQAGVKVLLWQIPLLPTDRGDDGQIAADLATLAERGYAVRDADGSSHRNRGWWFPGALLPDWTNPQARRWWLEKRRYLVEDLGVDGFKTDGGEHPWGHDLRYFDGSRGDEANNLFPVHYAAAYHELMRSARVDGVTFSRAGFTGSAAFPAHWAGDEDSTWAAYRASITAGLTAGVGGVFYWGWDLAGFSGEIPDAELYLRSAAAACFAPIMQYHSEFNHHREPSVDRTPWNIAERAGEPRVLEVFRRFARLREELVPYLVEQSERSVRTGKPLMRPLFFDHPDDERVWDWPQQWHLGDDLLVSPVTEPGATTWAVWLPAGEWEDFFTGERHTGPVEVRRSVPIDEIPVYRRLPG, encoded by the coding sequence GTGAGCACCCCACTGATCAGCCACCGCCCGGCCGGCACCGGCCACCCCTACCGGTACGACCTCGACCAGCGCGTCCCGCTGCACCCGCTGAGCGGCGAGGCGTACGAGATCCGGGTGCTCGCCGATCCGGCGGTGGCCGCCGTCGAGGTCGAGTTCGGCGACGGCACGCGGGTGACCGCCCGACGGGTCGACCCGGCCACGGTGACCCTCGACTTCGGCGCGCCGCCCGCGCCCGCCGTCGGCACCGCCGGCCACCTGGCCGCGGCGGCGACCGCGGCCCCGGACACCGGCGGCCGCACGGCCTGGATCGCCCGGGTGACCGCCGACGGCGACGACGCGTACAACGTCGTCGGCCGCACCGGCGCGGGCGGCGACGTGCGGACCGGCCCGTTCCCGGTACGGCCGCTGGCCTGGCAGCGCGCCGGCGGGCGGTTCGAGGTACGCGACCCCGACGCCGTCGACGCCGTCGTCCCCGACAGCGTCGAATGGCTGACCGGCAGTGAGGGGCCCCGGCGGGTGCGCTTCGCGCTCCGGCTCGCCGAGGGCGAGCACGTCGTCGGCTTCGGCGAGCGCTACCACGCGCTCGACCAGCGCGGCCAGGTGCTCGACGCGACCGTCTTCGAGCAGTACAAGCGACAGGGTCACCGAACCTACCTGCCGATGCCGTTCGCCGTGGTCACCGGCGGGCGGACCGGCTGGGGGTTCCACACGGTGACCAGCCGGCGGACCTGGTACGACGTCGGTGCCACCCAGCCGGACCGCATCCTCGTCGAGGCCGAGGTCGACCCGGCGAAGCCCGCCCTGCCACTGCGGCTCTACGCCGGTGAGCCGGCGGCGGTGGTACGGCAGTTCCTCGACGAGACCGGGCGGCCGACCGTGCCGCCGTCCTGGGTGTTCCGTCCGTGGATGAGCGGAAACGAGTGGAACACCCAGTCCCGGGTGCTGGCCGAGGTCCGTCGCAGCCTCGCCGAGGAGATCCCGGTCGGCGCGATCGTCATCGAGGCGTGGAGCGACGAGTCGACCTTCGTCGCCTTCCGCGACGCGCGCTACCCGGTGCATCCGGACGGCGCGCCGCACCGTCTCGCGGACTTCGAGTTCCCGCCCGACGGCGCGTGGCCGGACCCGAAGGCGATGGTCGACGAGCTGCACCAGGCCGGGGTGAAGGTGCTGCTGTGGCAGATCCCGCTGCTGCCGACCGACCGGGGCGACGACGGCCAGATCGCCGCCGACCTGGCGACCCTGGCCGAGCGCGGGTACGCCGTCCGCGACGCCGACGGGTCGTCGCACCGCAACCGCGGTTGGTGGTTCCCCGGCGCGCTGCTGCCCGACTGGACCAACCCGCAGGCGCGGCGGTGGTGGCTGGAGAAGCGCCGCTACCTGGTCGAGGACCTCGGCGTCGACGGCTTCAAGACCGACGGCGGAGAGCACCCCTGGGGCCATGACCTGCGCTATTTCGACGGGTCGCGCGGTGACGAGGCGAACAACCTGTTCCCGGTGCACTACGCCGCCGCCTACCACGAGCTGATGCGTTCGGCCAGGGTCGACGGGGTGACGTTCAGCCGGGCCGGCTTCACCGGTTCGGCGGCGTTCCCGGCTCACTGGGCGGGTGACGAGGACTCCACGTGGGCGGCCTACCGGGCGTCGATCACCGCCGGGCTGACCGCCGGTGTCGGCGGCGTCTTCTACTGGGGCTGGGACCTGGCCGGCTTCTCCGGCGAGATCCCCGACGCCGAACTCTACCTGCGCTCGGCCGCGGCCGCGTGTTTCGCTCCGATCATGCAGTACCACTCCGAGTTCAACCATCACCGTGAGCCGTCGGTGGACCGCACGCCGTGGAACATCGCCGAGCGCGCCGGCGAGCCGCGCGTGCTGGAGGTGTTCCGGCGCTTCGCGCGGCTGCGCGAGGAACTCGTGCCCTACCTGGTGGAGCAGTCCGAGCGGTCGGTGCGGACCGGCAAGCCCCTGATGCGGCCGCTGTTCTTCGATCACCCCGACGACGAGCGGGTGTGGGACTGGCCGCAGCAGTGGCACCTCGGCGACGACCTGCTCGTGTCACCGGTCACCGAGCCGGGCGCGACGACCTGGGCGGTGTGGCTGCCGGCGGGGGAGTGGGAGGACTTCTTCACCGGCGAGCGGCACACCGGACCGGTCGAGGTGCGGCGAAGCGTGCCGATCGACGAGATTCCCGTCTACCGGCGGCTCCCGGGGTGA